The Malus sylvestris chromosome 8, drMalSylv7.2, whole genome shotgun sequence genomic interval ATGATCTTGAATTAGCAGCCATTGTTTTTGCCTTGaaaatttggagacattatctttatggagaaaaatgtaagattttcacaacttataaaagtcttcaatatcttttcacccagagagatcttaatcttcgccAGCGAAGGTGGATAGAATTGCTTAGCGATTATGATGGTATGATTAAGTGtcaccctggtcgtgcaaatgtggtggcagatgcacttagtaggaaatCTCAAGGCCGAATTAATGCTTTATACGCTTGTCGTATCCCTCTTCTCACATATTTAAGATCCACTGGAGTAAAGTTAGGGGTGGAAGATCGATGGGAAGGTTTACTTGCTAGTTTCCAGGtcaggccaattttaattgatcgtgtgcttgaggctcaaatgaatgatgaGGAAACTCGCGAGTTAATTCAGGCAAGATCAcaggggaaaaagaaagatctcaggattcgagaaactgatggtatgcttatgcaggagaaacgaatgtatgtgccgaataatgcagaATTAAAGAAATAAATTCTTGATAAAGCACATGTATCGGCATATGTGATGCATCATAGGAgtactaagatgtatcataccattcgaccattttattattggcctggtatgaaaagagaaattgctaaATATGTGAGTAGATGTGCAATTTGTCAACATGTCAAAGCCAAAAGGAAGAAGCCTTTTGGActaatgcagccacttcccattCCACAATGGAAATGGGAAGATCTTACCATGGATTTCATGTACAAGTTTCCCCGTATGCAAAATGGTTAtgatggtatttgggtgataATGGATCGACTTACTAAATCAGCACACTTCATTCCAATATAGGAAAAATATTCTTTAAGTCGATTAGCTGAGTTATGTATATCGAGGATTGTTAAAGACTACAGGGTTCCAGTTAGTATCATTTTTTATTGGGATTCTAGGTTCACTTTTAAGTTCTGGGTGGCATTTTAGAAGGCTCTTGGTTTGAGACTACTTTATAGTAtggcatatcatccacatacaaaTGGACAATCTGAGATGACTATTCAGACGTTGGTGGATATGCTAAGAGCTTCTGTATTGCAGTTTGGCGACGCTTGGCATAAGCGTTTGGATTTGAATCACTctagcattggtatgtcacatTTTAAGGCACTCTATGGTAAGTCTTGTCGTACTCctttatgttggtcagaggttggtgaaagagtattggtgggccctgagattgtaGACGAGACTACAcagaatattcaggtaattaaatctaacttgaaagcggcccaggatcgacaaaagagtctAGCGGACAAACATGCCACTGACAGAGTGTACAAAgttggtgattgggtatttttgaagCTATCACCATGGAAAGGTGTAGTACAGTTCATGAAAAAG includes:
- the LOC126631416 gene encoding uncharacterized protein LOC126631416, whose amino-acid sequence is MTIQTLVDMLRASVLQFGDAWHKRLDLNHSSIGMSHFKALYAAQDRQKSLADKHATDRVYKVGDWVFLKLSPWKGVVQFMKKGKLSPRYIGPYQITERVSEVAYKLELLPELSKVHDVFHVSMLCHYVSDPSHVIPPQPLEINLDLNYDEEPVTILD